Genomic DNA from Thermosipho ferrireducens:
TATCAGTGTTACCAAACATCCACCAGAAATAGAATATTATGAGATAGATGGACATATTTTAAAGCTTCCGAAAACAAAAAGACCTGGAACAATAGGGTTAGTTGCAGCAATAAAAATGAAATACAACGTAAATGTTGTTCCGCATATTACATGTGCAGGGAATAGTAAGTTTGAGCTGGAAGAAACTTTAATTGATCTTGATTTTTTGGAAATTGACAATATTTTTGTAGTAAGAGGAGATAAATCAAAAAATGTAGTAAAAAAAGACTGGCAATATGATTATGCATATCAACTTGTCGAACAAATTTCTAATATGAATGCAGGAAAGTATCTTTATCAAAACGCTAAAAAAACAAATTTTTGTATAGGTGTTGCAGGATATCCTGAAAAGCATTTCGAATCTCCAAATATATTGGAAGATATAAAATGTTTAAAGAAAAAAATTGATTCTGGTGCAAAGTTTGTAATAACTCAAATGTTTTTTGATGAAAATAAATATATATCTTTTGTAAAAAAATTGAGAGAACAAAATATAAATGTTCCAGTAATACCGGGATTAAAACCAATTACAAAATTCAAAAGTGCTTTGAAACTACCGGGAAAATTTTACATAGACATTCCTGAAAAGCTATTAAAACAGTTAAGTGAGGCAAAAACGGAAAAAGAAGAATTTTTGGTTGGGGTTAAGTATATGTTGAGAATGATAGAAAATTTAGTAGATTTTGGAATACCAGGTATTCACTTTTTCACAATGAGTAAAACAGATGCCATTGTTGAAATATTAAGAAATAT
This window encodes:
- a CDS encoding methylenetetrahydrofolate reductase; the encoded protein is MKISQIDKFFVSIEIVPPLRGHSIDQIYKVLDKILPFDPAFISVTKHPPEIEYYEIDGHILKLPKTKRPGTIGLVAAIKMKYNVNVVPHITCAGNSKFELEETLIDLDFLEIDNIFVVRGDKSKNVVKKDWQYDYAYQLVEQISNMNAGKYLYQNAKKTNFCIGVAGYPEKHFESPNILEDIKCLKKKIDSGAKFVITQMFFDENKYISFVKKLREQNINVPVIPGLKPITKFKSALKLPGKFYIDIPEKLLKQLSEAKTEKEEFLVGVKYMLRMIENLVDFGIPGIHFFTMSKTDAIVEILRNIQGC